In the genome of Mycobacterium kansasii ATCC 12478, one region contains:
- a CDS encoding PE family protein, whose protein sequence is MSFVIAVPEYVDAAATELGRIGSTISQANVLAAFPTTTIAAAGTDEVSVALAALFGSFGQQYQAISEQMTAFHDQFVRNLQAAVNAYASTDAANALAAAGQQVTNAVNGPTQALTGRPLIGDGADGIAPGQNGGHGGWLIGNGGDGAPGAPGQAGGRGGDAGFIGNGGRGGAGGASISRPTSTPLPGGAGGDGGRAWGFGEGGAGGSGGAGQAGGRGGDAGFIGNGGRGGAGGGSIFGQFPLDPTRGGAGGDGGNAWGFGNGGAGGPGGMLADGGRGGNGGFFIGNGGNGGSGGITAFGAAHNDPGLSGGRGGDGGHAFLYGVGGDGGAGGDGAPGGRGALFQSAVNPGGRGGDGGHGGTGGLIGGGGAGGNGGAGGRGSEDLSFGAIDGGNGGAGGNGGIGGSTRLIGPGGFGGDGGPGGRGGNGRIAVDFQGQTHIGRNGDGGAGGNGGAAGSGGIPYGYGGNPTLLQYGGGDGGDGGDGGDAGRGAGAKPGVGGAGGSAGTGGSLYGEDGSGGVTGKSS, encoded by the coding sequence ATGTCGTTCGTGATCGCAGTGCCTGAGTACGTCGACGCCGCCGCAACGGAATTGGGGCGCATCGGCTCGACGATCAGCCAGGCGAATGTGCTCGCCGCTTTCCCGACGACGACGATCGCGGCAGCAGGCACCGATGAGGTGTCCGTGGCCCTCGCGGCGTTGTTCGGGTCGTTTGGCCAGCAGTATCAGGCGATCAGCGAGCAAATGACGGCATTTCATGACCAGTTCGTGCGCAACCTACAGGCCGCGGTGAACGCCTACGCGAGCACCGATGCGGCCAATGCGCTCGCCGCGGCAGGGCAACAAGTGACCAATGCCGTCAACGGGCCCACGCAGGCGCTGACCGGGCGCCCACTGATCGGCGACGGCGCCGACGGGATAGCCCCCGGTCAGAACGGTGGCCACGGCGGGTGGCTCATCGGCAACGGCGGCGACGGCGCGCCGGGCGCTCCCGGCCAGGCCGGCGGCCGCGGTGGCGACGCCGGGTTCATCGGCAACGGTGGCCGTGGCGGGGCCGGCGGCGCGTCTATTTCTAGGCCGACGTCAACGCCCTTGCCTGGCGGGGCCGGCGGGGACGGGGGTAGGGCCTGGGGGTTCGGTGAGGGCGGCGCCGGCGGGTCGGGCGGAGCCGGCCAAGCCGGCGGCCGCGGTGGCGACGCCGGGTTCATCGGCAACGGTGGGCGCGGCGGGGCCGGCGGCGGGTCTATTTTCGGGCAATTCCCGCTAGACCCCACACGTGGCGGTGCTGGTGGGGACGGGGGTAATGCCTGGGGGTTCGGTAACGGCGGTGCGGGTGGGCCGGGAGGGATGCTCGCCGATGGCGGTCGCGGAGGTAACGGCGGATTCTTCATCGGCAACGGTGGGAACGGCGGGTCGGGAGGAATCACTGCGTTCGGAGCCGCCCACAACGATCCGGGGCTCAGCGGCGGGCGCGGCGGTGACGGTGGTCATGCCTTCCTCTACGGAGTCGGCGGCGACGGTGGAGCGGGCGGCGACGGAGCTCCCGGAGGCCGCGGCGCACTTTTCCAGTCCGCAGTGAACCCCGGCGGCCGTGGCGGTGATGGTGGTCATGGCGGCACCGGTGGGCTGATCGGCGGCGGTGGGGCGGGCGGGAACGGGGGCGCCGGCGGCCGCGGCAGCGAAGACCTTAGTTTTGGCGCTATCGACGGCGGCAATGGCGGTGCCGGCGGCAACGGCGGTATCGGCGGCAGCACCCGGCTTATCGGCCCCGGTGGTTTCGGCGGCGACGGCGGGCCCGGCGGCCGCGGCGGAAATGGCCGCATTGCGGTCGACTTCCAGGGCCAAACCCACATCGGGCGCAACGGAGACGGCGGCGCTGGCGGCAACGGCGGTGCCGCGGGCTCGGGCGGCATTCCCTATGGCTACGGCGGAAACCCCACCTTGCTGCAGTATGGCGGCGGTGACGGCGGCGACGGCGGCGACGGTGGCGACGCCGGCCGTGGGGCCGGCGCAAAGCCCGGGGTCGGGGGTGCCGGCGGCAGCGCTGGTACCGGTGGTTCACTCTACGGCGAAGATGGTTCAGGCGGGGTGACCGGCAAATCCAGCTGA
- a CDS encoding PE family protein, producing MSFVIAVPDFIGAAATELANIGSTISYANALAALPTTAIPAAGGDEVSAAIAALFGAHAWQYQAISAQVAVFHDQFVRNLQASVTAYASTDAASALAAAEQQVLDVVNGPAKLLTGRPLIGDGADGISPGQDGGDGGWLIGNGGDGADGTAPGQAGGRGGDAGFIGSGGKGGRGTDFRVIDGLQGGFGGRGGNAWGFGNGGAGGAGGMLADGGRGGDAGFFAGNGGPGGAGGGSPLPENLGIGPGIPGGRGGDGGDAFLYGFGGAGGPGGAGGPGVADFNSDAVFGGGPGGSGGNGGTGGFIGGGGPGGAGGPGGTGTTSDGGGGAGGRGGDGGIGGSTRLIGPGGHGGAGGPGGQGGSSLNAALANGNGGGGGDGGAGGSGGISFPYGPPDNFVQQLLQHRGGYGGDGGPGGSAGQGAGLPGIGGTGGKGGSGGNLYGMPGLQGVDTVTNFVTAFATGQMQLTTVVQPGEAGGVGELGNGPGGILGNGGGGGVYAGGEGGTGGSPAG from the coding sequence ATGTCGTTCGTGATCGCAGTACCCGACTTCATCGGCGCCGCAGCAACCGAGCTAGCCAATATCGGTTCGACGATCAGCTATGCCAACGCGCTGGCCGCCCTGCCGACGACGGCCATCCCCGCCGCAGGGGGCGATGAGGTCTCGGCTGCCATCGCGGCGTTGTTCGGCGCACATGCTTGGCAGTATCAGGCGATCAGCGCGCAAGTGGCGGTGTTTCACGACCAATTCGTGCGCAATCTGCAAGCCAGCGTGACCGCGTATGCGAGCACCGATGCGGCCAGTGCCCTTGCCGCAGCAGAGCAACAAGTCCTCGACGTGGTCAACGGTCCCGCCAAGCTGCTGACCGGCCGCCCGCTGATCGGCGACGGTGCTGACGGAATATCCCCCGGCCAGGACGGTGGCGATGGCGGGTGGTTGATCGGCAACGGCGGCGACGGCGCCGACGGGACGGCACCTGGTCAGGCCGGCGGTCGAGGCGGCGACGCCGGTTTCATCGGCAGTGGCGGAAAGGGGGGCAGGGGCACCGATTTCCGCGTGATAGACGGATTGCAGGGCGGGTTCGGTGGCCGGGGAGGTAATGCCTGGGGATTCGGTAACGGCGGCGCCGGCGGGGCGGGTGGAATGCTGGCCGACGGTGGTCGTGGGGGTGATGCCGGGTTCTTTGCCGGCAACGGCGGGCCGGGTGGGGCAGGCGGGGGCTCTCCGCTGCCGGAGAATTTGGGCATCGGTCCCGGCATCCCCGGCGGGCGTGGCGGTGACGGCGGCGATGCCTTCCTTTACGGATTCGGTGGGGCCGGCGGGCCAGGCGGCGCCGGTGGTCCCGGCGTCGCCGACTTCAACAGCGACGCTGTATTCGGCGGTGGGCCCGGGGGCTCTGGCGGTAACGGCGGCACCGGCGGGTTCATCGGTGGTGGCGGTCCCGGCGGCGCCGGCGGGCCCGGCGGTACGGGTACCACGAGCGACGGCGGCGGCGGCGCCGGCGGCAGGGGTGGCGACGGCGGAATCGGCGGCTCCACCCGCCTGATCGGTCCCGGCGGTCACGGCGGCGCCGGCGGCCCCGGCGGTCAAGGCGGGTCCAGTCTTAACGCGGCCCTGGCCAACGGCAACGGCGGTGGCGGCGGCGACGGCGGTGCCGGCGGCTCGGGCGGGATCTCCTTCCCCTATGGCCCGCCGGACAACTTCGTGCAGCAGCTGCTGCAGCACCGTGGCGGTTACGGCGGCGACGGTGGCCCCGGCGGTAGCGCGGGGCAGGGCGCAGGGTTACCGGGCATCGGCGGCACCGGTGGTAAGGGCGGCAGCGGTGGCAATCTCTACGGCATGCCCGGCCTGCAGGGTGTCGACACCGTCACCAATTTCGTGACAGCGTTTGCTACGGGGCAGATGCAACTGACGACTGTAGTACAACCCGGTGAAGCTGGCGGAGTCGGCGAATTAGGTAACGGTCCAGGTGGGATCCTCGGCAATGGTGGCGGCGGTGGAGTCTACGCGGGCGGGGAGGGCGGGACCGGTGGTTCCCCGGCGGGTTAG
- a CDS encoding ABC transporter permease, with product MTRFLARRLLNYLVLLALASFLTYCLTSLAFSPLESLMQRSPRPPQAVIDAKAAQLGLNRPIPIRYANWVSHAVRGDFGVTITGQPVGAELGRRIGTSLRLLIIGSVVGTILGVAIGAWGAIRQYRLSDRVITMLALLVLSTPTFVVANLLILGALRVNWALGLQLFDYTGETAPGVAAGTWEAFADRLKHLVLPSLTLALGAAAGYSRYQRNAMLDVLGQDFIRTARAKGLTRRRALIKHGLRTALIPMATLFAYGVAGLVTGAVFVEKIFGWHGMGEWMVRGISTQDTNIVAAITVFSGAVVLLAGLLSDVIYAALDPRVRVA from the coding sequence ATGACACGCTTTCTGGCGCGCCGGTTGCTCAATTACCTCGTGCTGCTGGCGCTGGCGTCGTTTTTGACGTATTGCCTGACTTCTCTTGCGTTCTCGCCGCTGGAAAGCCTGATGCAGCGCAGTCCGCGGCCTCCGCAAGCGGTGATCGACGCCAAAGCCGCCCAACTGGGATTGAACCGGCCCATCCCGATCCGCTACGCCAACTGGGTTTCCCACGCCGTTCGCGGCGACTTCGGGGTCACCATCACCGGCCAGCCCGTCGGCGCCGAGCTGGGGCGGCGCATCGGAACCAGCCTGCGGCTGCTCATCATCGGATCGGTGGTCGGCACGATTCTGGGTGTGGCGATCGGGGCGTGGGGCGCCATCCGTCAATACCGGCTCAGTGACCGCGTCATCACCATGCTGGCGTTGCTGGTGCTGAGCACGCCGACCTTCGTCGTGGCCAACCTCCTGATCCTGGGCGCCCTGCGGGTCAACTGGGCGCTGGGTCTGCAACTATTCGACTACACCGGCGAGACCGCACCCGGCGTGGCGGCCGGGACGTGGGAAGCCTTCGCTGACCGGCTGAAGCATTTAGTCCTGCCGTCGCTCACGCTGGCGCTGGGAGCTGCCGCCGGTTACAGCCGCTATCAGCGCAACGCGATGCTGGACGTCCTGGGTCAGGATTTCATCCGCACCGCCCGCGCCAAGGGGCTGACCCGGCGGCGCGCGCTGATCAAACACGGGCTGCGGACCGCCCTGATACCGATGGCCACGCTATTCGCCTACGGCGTGGCCGGACTGGTCACCGGAGCGGTTTTCGTCGAGAAGATCTTCGGCTGGCATGGCATGGGCGAATGGATGGTCCGGGGTATTTCAACCCAGGACACCAACATCGTCGCGGCGATCACGGTGTTCTCCGGCGCGGTGGTCCTGCTGGCCGGCCTGCTCTCCGATGTCATTTATGCGGCCCTGGATCCGAGAGTGCGAGTGGCATGA
- a CDS encoding ABC transporter permease, whose amino-acid sequence MTALAEPEVAEFTSRRALVLRRFLRNRSAVVSLAVLVLLFVGCYTLPALLPYSYDDLDFDALLQPPNTRHWLGTNALGQDLLAQILRGMQKSMLIGVCVAVISTGIAATVGAISGYFGGWRDRALMWVVDLLLVVPSFILIAIVTPRTKNSANIMFLVLLLAGFGWMVSSRMVRGMTMSLREREFIRAARFMGVSSRRIITGHVIPNVASILIIDAALNVASAILAETGLSFLGFGIQPPDVSLGTLIADGTQSATTYPWVFLFPAGVLVLILVCANLTGDGLRDALDPGSRTLRRGER is encoded by the coding sequence ATGACCGCCTTAGCCGAGCCCGAGGTCGCCGAGTTCACGTCGCGGCGCGCCCTGGTGCTGCGCCGCTTCCTGCGCAACCGGTCCGCGGTGGTCTCCCTCGCCGTGCTGGTGCTGCTGTTCGTCGGCTGTTACACGCTGCCCGCGCTACTCCCCTATTCCTATGACGACCTTGATTTCGACGCCTTGCTGCAACCGCCCAACACGCGGCACTGGCTGGGCACCAATGCGCTGGGCCAAGACCTGCTGGCCCAGATATTGCGGGGCATGCAGAAGTCGATGCTGATCGGCGTCTGTGTCGCGGTGATCTCCACCGGCATCGCCGCTACCGTGGGGGCGATCTCGGGGTATTTCGGCGGCTGGCGGGACCGGGCACTCATGTGGGTGGTCGACCTGCTGTTGGTGGTGCCCAGCTTCATCCTGATCGCCATCGTCACTCCGCGAACCAAGAATTCGGCCAACATCATGTTCCTGGTGTTGCTGCTGGCCGGCTTCGGCTGGATGGTCAGCTCCCGCATGGTACGTGGCATGACGATGAGCTTGCGGGAGCGCGAATTTATCCGTGCGGCAAGGTTTATGGGGGTTTCCAGCCGCAGGATCATCACCGGCCACGTGATCCCGAATGTGGCGTCGATCCTGATCATCGACGCGGCCCTGAACGTGGCATCCGCGATATTGGCCGAAACCGGTTTGAGCTTCCTCGGTTTCGGTATCCAGCCACCCGATGTATCGCTGGGCACGCTGATCGCCGACGGCACCCAGTCCGCGACGACGTACCCGTGGGTGTTTCTGTTTCCGGCCGGGGTACTGGTGCTGATTCTGGTGTGCGCCAACCTGACCGGCGACGGCCTGCGCGACGCCCTGGACCCGGGCAGCAGAACACTGCGCCGCGGTGAGCGATGA
- a CDS encoding ABC transporter ATP-binding protein: MTALLEVTDLAVAFPTDGDPVTAVRGISYRVDPGEVVAMVGESGSGKSAAAMAVVGLLPEYAEVRGSVRLQGTELLGLGDDGMSRVRGKVIGTVFQDPMSALTPVYTVGDQIAEAIRVHQSRVGKQEARRRAVELLELVGISQAERRARAFPHELSGGERQRVVIAIAIANDPDLLICDEPTTALDVTVQAQILDVLRTARDVTGAGVLIITHDLGVVAEFADRALVMYAGRVVESAGVNDLYRDRQMPYTVGLLGSVPRLDAAQGTRLVPIPGAPPSLAGMDPGCPFAPRCPLVIDECRSAEPELIQVGADHRAACIRTDQVNGRSAADIYGVKTERIAPEPCDTPVVVRVSGLVKTYRLTKGLLLRRSIGEVRAVDGVSFELQQGRTLGIVGESGSGKSTTLHQILELAVPQSGSIEVLGADVAALTPSSRRALRRDIQVVFQDPVASLDPRLPVSDLLAEPLQANGFSKTDTHARVAELLDIVGLRRSDASRYPAEFSGGQKQRIGIARALALQPKILALDEPVSALDVSIQAGIINLLLDLQEQFRLSYLFVSHDLSVVKHLAHDVVVMYAGAIVEQGDSRGVFANPQHEYTRRLLGAVPQPNPRQT, from the coding sequence ATGACCGCCCTGCTCGAGGTGACCGACCTGGCCGTCGCCTTCCCCACCGACGGCGATCCGGTGACCGCGGTGCGCGGCATCAGCTACCGCGTCGATCCGGGCGAAGTGGTGGCGATGGTGGGCGAATCCGGATCGGGTAAGTCCGCGGCAGCCATGGCGGTCGTGGGACTACTGCCCGAGTACGCCGAGGTACGCGGCTCGGTGCGGCTGCAGGGAACCGAACTGCTCGGTCTTGGCGACGACGGGATGTCACGGGTCCGCGGCAAGGTGATCGGCACGGTGTTCCAGGATCCGATGTCCGCCCTGACCCCCGTCTACACCGTCGGCGACCAGATCGCCGAAGCGATCCGGGTCCATCAGTCCCGAGTCGGTAAGCAGGAGGCCCGCCGACGCGCCGTGGAACTGCTTGAGCTGGTGGGTATCTCGCAAGCCGAGCGACGCGCCCGCGCCTTCCCCCACGAGCTTTCCGGCGGCGAGCGGCAGCGTGTGGTGATCGCGATCGCGATTGCCAACGATCCGGATCTGTTGATCTGCGACGAGCCGACCACCGCACTCGACGTCACCGTGCAGGCGCAGATCCTCGACGTGCTCAGGACGGCCCGCGACGTCACCGGCGCCGGGGTGTTGATCATTACCCACGACCTCGGGGTGGTCGCGGAGTTCGCCGACCGGGCGTTGGTGATGTACGCCGGCCGGGTCGTCGAGTCCGCCGGGGTCAATGACCTGTACCGCGATCGCCAGATGCCTTACACCGTGGGGCTGTTGGGATCGGTCCCCCGCCTGGACGCCGCGCAGGGCACCCGGCTGGTGCCGATTCCCGGCGCCCCTCCATCGCTGGCCGGTATGGATCCGGGTTGCCCGTTCGCGCCCCGCTGCCCGCTGGTGATCGACGAATGCCGCAGCGCCGAGCCCGAATTGATCCAGGTCGGCGCGGATCACCGGGCCGCCTGCATCCGCACCGATCAGGTCAACGGCCGCAGCGCCGCCGACATCTACGGTGTGAAAACCGAGCGTATCGCGCCAGAACCTTGTGACACACCGGTCGTCGTCCGGGTGAGCGGCCTGGTCAAGACCTACCGGCTGACCAAGGGCCTGCTGTTGCGCCGGTCGATCGGCGAAGTTCGCGCCGTGGACGGCGTCAGTTTCGAACTGCAGCAGGGCCGCACGCTGGGCATCGTCGGTGAATCAGGCTCGGGCAAGTCGACCACCCTGCATCAAATCCTGGAATTGGCTGTGCCGCAATCGGGATCGATCGAAGTGCTGGGCGCCGATGTCGCCGCCCTGACCCCGTCGAGCCGGCGCGCGCTGCGCCGCGACATCCAGGTCGTCTTCCAAGACCCGGTGGCCTCGCTGGATCCGCGGCTTCCCGTCTCCGATCTGCTGGCCGAACCGTTACAGGCCAACGGCTTCAGCAAGACCGACACCCACGCCCGGGTGGCCGAACTGCTCGACATCGTCGGGCTCCGCCGCTCTGATGCCAGCCGCTATCCCGCGGAGTTCTCCGGCGGCCAGAAGCAGCGCATCGGAATCGCCAGGGCGCTGGCGTTGCAGCCCAAGATCCTGGCGCTCGACGAACCGGTGTCCGCGCTCGACGTGTCGATCCAGGCCGGGATCATCAACCTGCTCCTGGACCTGCAAGAGCAATTCCGGCTCTCGTATCTGTTTGTCTCCCACGATCTTTCGGTGGTCAAACACCTCGCCCACGATGTCGTCGTCATGTACGCCGGCGCCATCGTCGAGCAGGGTGACAGCCGGGGAGTTTTCGCCAATCCACAACACGAGTACACGCGGCGGCTGCTTGGAGCGGTGCCGCAACCGAATCCCAGGCAAACATGA
- a CDS encoding ABC transporter family substrate-binding protein, with protein sequence MTNRTRVILALLIAALMVAGCSAAPVTPSGAPNGAVGTTSDINPQNPATLRDGGNLRLALSDFPPNFNTLHIDGNSAEVSAMLKATLPRAFVIGPDGSTTVDTNYFTSVELTQTDPQVITYTINPKAFWSDGTPITWRDIASQIHATSGADKNFAIASLNGSDRVASVTRGADDRQAVVTFAKHYAEWRGMFAGNGMLLPASMTATPEAFNTGQLNAPGPSAGPFIVSSLDRSTQRIVLTRNPKWWGQRPRLDSITYLVLDDAARLPALQNATIDATGIGSLDQLTIAERTKGISIRRAPAPSWSHFTINGAPGAILADPALRLAICKGIDRRTIAKVALYGLTSDPSPLNNHIFVAGQEGYQDNSTPYDPEQAKRDLDALGWKLNGKFREKNGRQLVVRLLFYDAQSTRQFGQVAQHSLAAIGVRLELQSRSGSGFFSNYINVGAFDIALFGWVGDAFPLSSLTQIYTSDGESNFGKIGSPEIDAAIERTLQELDPAKARELANEVDKLVWAEGFSLPLTQSPGTIAVRSTLANFGATGLADLDYTAIGFMRD encoded by the coding sequence ATGACCAACAGGACCCGCGTCATCCTTGCGCTACTGATCGCCGCCCTGATGGTCGCCGGCTGCTCGGCCGCGCCCGTGACACCGTCGGGCGCACCCAATGGCGCCGTCGGCACGACCAGCGATATCAACCCGCAGAATCCGGCCACGCTGCGCGACGGCGGCAACCTGCGCCTGGCGCTCAGCGACTTCCCGCCCAACTTCAACACCCTGCACATCGACGGTAATTCGGCCGAGGTCTCGGCGATGTTGAAGGCCACCTTGCCGCGCGCGTTCGTCATCGGGCCCGACGGCTCGACCACAGTCGACACCAACTACTTCACCAGCGTCGAACTCACCCAGACCGACCCGCAGGTCATCACCTACACCATCAATCCCAAGGCATTCTGGTCCGACGGCACGCCGATCACCTGGCGCGACATCGCCAGCCAAATCCACGCGACCAGCGGCGCCGACAAGAACTTCGCGATCGCGTCGCTCAACGGCTCCGACCGCGTGGCCTCGGTGACCCGGGGCGCCGACGACCGCCAAGCCGTGGTGACCTTCGCCAAGCACTACGCGGAGTGGCGCGGAATGTTCGCCGGCAACGGGATGCTGCTGCCCGCCAGCATGACCGCCACGCCGGAGGCATTCAACACGGGCCAGCTGAACGCGCCGGGCCCGTCGGCCGGCCCGTTCATCGTGAGCTCTCTGGACCGCAGCACGCAGCGAATCGTCTTGACCCGCAACCCCAAATGGTGGGGCCAGCGGCCGCGGCTGGACAGCATCACCTACCTGGTGCTGGATGACGCCGCACGGTTGCCGGCGCTGCAGAACGCGACGATCGACGCGACCGGAATCGGCTCGCTTGATCAACTCACCATCGCCGAGCGCACCAAGGGCATCTCCATCCGGCGGGCTCCCGCTCCGAGCTGGAGTCACTTCACCATCAACGGCGCGCCCGGGGCGATTCTCGCCGATCCGGCGCTACGGCTGGCGATCTGCAAGGGGATCGACCGCCGGACCATCGCCAAGGTGGCCCTCTACGGCCTCACCAGCGATCCGAGCCCGCTGAACAATCACATCTTTGTCGCCGGGCAGGAGGGCTACCAAGACAACAGCACCCCCTATGACCCGGAGCAGGCCAAGCGGGACCTCGACGCGCTGGGCTGGAAGCTCAACGGCAAGTTCCGGGAGAAGAACGGCCGCCAGCTGGTGGTGCGTTTGCTGTTCTACGACGCCCAGAGCACTCGGCAGTTCGGGCAGGTCGCTCAGCACAGCCTGGCTGCGATCGGCGTTCGACTCGAGCTGCAATCCCGTTCCGGCAGCGGCTTTTTCAGCAACTACATCAACGTAGGAGCTTTCGATATCGCGTTGTTCGGGTGGGTCGGCGACGCGTTTCCGCTGTCGTCGCTCACCCAGATCTACACCTCCGACGGGGAAAGTAACTTCGGCAAAATCGGCAGCCCCGAGATCGACGCCGCTATCGAGCGGACGCTGCAGGAACTCGACCCGGCCAAGGCGCGTGAGCTGGCCAACGAGGTCGACAAACTGGTGTGGGCGGAAGGATTCAGCCTGCCGCTGACCCAATCGCCCGGAACCATTGCGGTGCGCAGCACGCTGGCAAACTTCGGTGCCACGGGCCTGGCCGACCTGGATTACACCGCGATCGGATTCATGCGGGACTGA
- a CDS encoding alpha/beta hydrolase, with translation MTMNAKRRRVHDKLAKLPGVRPVRRPVSPGSDDEFDLYYVRTGRKSTHPLVIIPGGPGVASMRLYQGLRRRAAAAGLDVIMMEHRGVGMSRHDDSGADLPPQALTVDQVVDDVAAVLDDAHVDSAVVYGTSYGTYIAAGLGVRHPCRVKALILDSPVLSRHDIVLARDALRRLLLKGDGPETAALAPKVRRLVGSGVMSASAAQVAAAIYGYGGAKLLGRQLDLLLDGRTMLWRALCRVTTVVDRKVPYRYENDLVSRIAFRELDYAAEPDGLPLDPAVAMRETLTATAVFEAEPYDLVAEMPKFSWPTVVVSGGRDLITPPAVAERVASLVPGAVLLELPTMAHSALDFREPAALAIAEAVCRGEHNRLADQVPMLDAMPPRAPVRLLWKAIDMAAAAEAAVLPARRQVGQVSPA, from the coding sequence ATGACGATGAATGCCAAACGGCGCCGGGTGCACGACAAGTTGGCGAAACTGCCGGGGGTGCGGCCGGTGCGCCGGCCGGTGTCACCCGGCAGTGACGACGAGTTCGATCTGTACTACGTGCGCACCGGTCGCAAATCCACGCATCCGCTGGTCATCATCCCGGGAGGGCCGGGAGTGGCGTCGATGCGGTTGTATCAGGGACTGCGCCGGCGCGCCGCCGCGGCCGGTCTGGACGTGATCATGATGGAGCACCGTGGCGTCGGCATGTCGCGCCACGACGACTCCGGTGCCGATCTGCCGCCGCAGGCGCTGACCGTCGACCAGGTCGTGGACGACGTGGCGGCGGTCCTCGACGACGCGCACGTGGACTCGGCCGTCGTCTATGGCACGTCGTACGGCACCTATATCGCGGCGGGCCTGGGGGTGCGTCATCCCTGCCGCGTGAAGGCGCTGATCCTCGACTCCCCGGTGCTGTCGCGCCACGACATCGTGCTGGCGCGCGACGCTCTCCGCAGGCTGCTGCTGAAAGGCGATGGTCCGGAGACGGCCGCGCTGGCGCCCAAGGTTCGGCGGTTGGTCGGCTCCGGGGTGATGAGCGCGTCGGCGGCCCAGGTCGCGGCGGCGATTTACGGCTACGGCGGGGCCAAGCTCCTCGGCCGGCAGCTGGACCTGTTGCTCGACGGCCGAACCATGTTGTGGCGTGCGCTGTGCCGGGTCACCACCGTGGTCGACCGCAAGGTGCCATACCGCTACGAGAACGATCTGGTCAGCCGTATCGCATTCCGCGAACTGGACTACGCCGCCGAACCGGACGGCCTGCCCCTCGACCCCGCGGTGGCGATGCGGGAAACCCTCACCGCCACAGCCGTTTTCGAAGCAGAACCATATGACCTGGTGGCCGAGATGCCGAAATTCAGCTGGCCGACGGTGGTGGTTTCCGGTGGCCGCGACCTCATCACCCCGCCCGCGGTGGCGGAACGTGTGGCGTCGCTGGTGCCCGGCGCGGTGCTCTTGGAGCTGCCGACCATGGCGCACAGCGCCCTGGATTTTCGGGAGCCCGCCGCCCTGGCCATCGCCGAAGCGGTATGTCGTGGCGAACACAACCGGCTCGCCGACCAGGTGCCCATGCTCGACGCGATGCCGCCACGCGCCCCGGTGCGGCTGCTGTGGAAGGCGATCGACATGGCTGCCGCTGCGGAGGCGGCCGTCCTACCGGCGCGGCGCCAGGTCGGCCAGGTCAGTCCCGCATGA